In the Helianthus annuus cultivar XRQ/B chromosome 11, HanXRQr2.0-SUNRISE, whole genome shotgun sequence genome, one interval contains:
- the LOC110868929 gene encoding vascular endothelial growth factor receptor 1 produces the protein MMLSEPIKESMLPDQTCQRLTLAQVQLATNNFDQALVIGGGGFGKVYKSLSNFGSSINEVAIKRLNSSSSQGVNEFEAEVKILSKLRHGNLVPLIGYCSEGKEMVLAYEFMPNGTLEKHLKRRDTELSWLQRLKICIGAARGLDYLHTGTSTQHGVIHRDVKTSNILLDPNFDAKISDFGLAKVGAINQTQTHVSTLVKGTFGYMDPCYFCSGKLTRKSDVYAFGVVLFEVLSGKQAVDPTLDEDQWSLAVWAQDHFKAGKLNDIINHKLIGQVSKRGLKEFASIAVQCLHIQPKRRPTMAEVVVKLESILTEERQIIDSGVEDDGKFFDKVRYFFTGKADLIPAHADGSKSNISAQHIRKTNNQSLRALTYAELVRATNNFKDEFSTCSHEPIYKGWVDELTYAPTDAGVGLAMYVVIKDIGTSKLDLKSEEFNHPNLVKLLGYYLNGHELSCVYELNPSLDKLLFEEPCTTSLSWAARLKIAVGAANGLSFLHKNGHPAYSQFKTTCITVDADYNARLWDFDVENLFLALDSYSFEMDAHYSAPEWFRYQADVILEDINIEPHGKPGFGVECEIYSFGVVLLEILTGMKVFDRNRPQGKQNLVRWATPLLAHEANLGMIMDPQLLDSCNDPPKGAFMLAQLVTNCLQPVKDKRPLMENILQVLRQCYQETI, from the exons ATGATGCTATCTGAACCTATCAAGGAGTCCATGCTGCCAGACCAAACATGTCAACGTCTTACACTTGCACAGGTTCAATTGGCAACCAACAACTTCGATCAGGCATTAGTCATCGGCGGTGGGGGGTTCGGCAAGGTCTATAAATCTCTAAGCAACTTCGGGTCATCAATAAACGAAGTTGCTATTAAGCGGTTGAATTCTTCATCTAGCCAAGGAGTGAATGAATTTGAGGCCGAAGTTAAGATCCTTTCTAAACTGCGGCATGGTAATTTGGTTCCGCTGATTGGTTATTGTAGTGAAGGAAAAGAGATGGTCTTAGCTTATGAGTTTATGCCCAATGGGACCCTTGAAAAACATCTCAAGAGACGTGATACAGAGTTATCGTGGTTACAACGACTAAAAATATGTATAGGCGCTGCTCGTGGATTAGACTACCTTCACACGGGTACGTCAACTCAACACGGAGTGATACACCGAGATGTGAAGACTTCCAATATTTTGTTGGATCCTAACTTTGATGCTAAAATTAGTGACTTTGGATTGGCGAAAGTGGGCGCAATAAATCAGACACAAACTCATGTGAGCACTTTAGTTAAAGGGACATTTGGATATATGGATCCATGCTACTTCTGTAGCGGAAAATTGACAAGAAAATCTGATGTTTATGCCTTTGGGGTTGTCCTTTTTGAGGTGTTATCTGGGAAGCAAGCCGTAGATCCAACACTTGATGAAGATCAATGGAGTTTGGCAGTATGGGCTCAAGACCACTTCAAAGCTGGAAAACTCAATGATATTATTAACCATAAACTGATTGGACAAGTCTCAAAAAGAGGCTTGAAGGAATTTGCAAGCATAGCGGTCCAATGCTTACATATTCAACCAAAACGACGGCCTACAATGGCGGAGGTTGTAGTCAAACTTGAGTCTATTCTGACAGAAGAAAGACAAATCATTGATTCTGGTGTAGAAGATGATGGGAAATTCTTTGACAAGGTAAGATACTTTTTCACAGGCAAAGCTGACTTGATTCCGGCTCATGCAGATGGAAGCAAATCTAACATCAGTGCTCAGCATATTCGAAAAACCAATAATCAAAGTTTAAGAGCTTTGACATATGCTGAACTGGTAAGAGCAACAAATAATTTCAAAGACGAGTTCTCAACATGTTCACATGAACCCATTTACAAAGGTTGGGTCGATGAATTGACATATGCCCCGACAGATGCTGGTGTTGGTTTGGCTATGTATGTTGTGATAAAGGATATTGGAACATCTAAG CTGGATCTCAAATCTGAAGAATTTAATCATCCCAACCTTGTCAAACTCTTAGGATATTACTTAAATGGGCATGAACTTTCTTGTGTTTATGAGCTAAATCCAAGCTTAGATAAACTTCTATTTGAAG AGCCATGTACAACTTCACTTTCTTGGGCTGCAAGGCTGAAAATAGCAGTAGGAGCAGCTAATGGCCTTTCTTTCTTGCATAAGAATGGACATCCCGCGTATAGCCAATTTAAGACCACTTGTATAACAGTGGATGCG GACTATAATGCTCGACTTTGGGATTTTGATGTGGAAAACCTATTTTTGGCTCTTGATTCATACTCGTTCGAAATGGATGCACATTATTCCGCACCTGAGTGGTTTCGTTACCAAGCAGACGTAATATTGGAGGATATTAACATTGAACCTCATGGCAAACCGG GTTTTGGAGTGGAGTGTGAGATCTATTCTTTTGGAGTGGTACTGCTGGAAATCCTAACAGGAATGAAGGTGTTTGACAGGAACAGACCACAAGGAAAGCAAAATTTGGTAAGATGGGCTACTCCATTACTAGCACATGAGGCAAATTTGGGAATGATTATGGACCCACAGCTTCTGGATAGTTGTAATGATCCTCCAAAGGGAGCATTCATGTTGGCTCAACTTGTTACAAATTGTCTGCAACCAGTAAAAGATAAACGCCCATTGATGGAAAACATATTGCAAGTCTTGCGCCAGTGTTATCAAGAAACAATATGA